The genomic interval AGTCGGGTCACCTTCTGCGTCTACAGGTATAGGCGTCTTCAGCCACACAACGAGGTGAACCATGCCCGATGGCATGGCGTAGGGCCAGTCGTTGCGTAGAATGCGATAATCAGACTGGTCGGCGAAGGGAACCGAGTAGTGGCGGTAGGGGATACGGATGTCGGCATGGTTGGCTTCCTTTCCCCAGTGTAACCGTGTCTTTACGAGGAAGTTTGTCACTGAGCCGAATGTGGCCTGGATCTCTCGGGTCCAAAAGATGTAATCGGGGAGATAAGTAGGGGTACGCTTCAGCTGAGATGTATCGCCACCGGCTGACACTGTTAACGATATTCAAGCTTCATACCACACTTGAGAGAGTTTTCTGACCAATTATTTCTTGAATATCCTCCCAAGTATGCGGGAAAAAGTCTTCTTCGGTCGTGGTAAGGACCACCTTGTCTGCCTTACTGAGCTCGAACGGCGCATTGCGGATTAGCTCCTCTGTATTGATGATCCTGGACATTTTGGAAGGGTCGCAATGACAAAGTAACCAGGTAACGCCATGCTTCATGGTTCCCTATATAACCTTTCCTCAAAAATACTAGAGTTTGCGGCGTTCAGTGACCAGATCCGGTTCTCTAGCTGGGACAGTAATGTGTAACCTTATGCGTATTGACGCAGCCGGTCCAGGATCACATTGCGATCAGACCTTCAAAGCCATGATCTTCAATAAATATGTATAGGAGCCCCTGGATTGACTGCATGGAAGAAAACCGGTTTACTATGGCGCCGATCCATCTCATCGCGACTCTTCGTCCCGCGGCGGGGAAAGAGCAACTTGTCAGTTTTGAATAATCAAGCCTTTATAATTTCTTTGTCCGTCGCCAAGTGCTAATGAAGGGTATCCATTTCTGTTTCTAGCTTCGAGAGGTTCTCCGTCAAACAGTCGACCGTGTTGCCGACATAGAAATCGGATGTCTTACTTTCCTTCTCACGGAGACACGTGGCGATGACGTCGTAGTCGTATTCAAAGTCATTGAACGGTGAGCCAATTACTCTGTAATCTTCATCTAAGTGAGTGTGACTATGGCCATTGCAGCTTATCCCTCGTATAGATGGCTAAACCTTGAAGCACTAGAGCAGCACCACGGACGAGATTGGTTACAGCAAATGTATCAAACCTTCAAGGACAACGAGTTACTGGACGGAACAGAGCGGATCGAGCACCTGACCTTGATTGCTGGATTTGTCGCTCGTTAGGTGGAGAACGACAGGGTAGTAGATTTTAACCTGTTCGGCATGTTACGTTAACGTGAGCTGGAATGAAATCCCCAAGTAGGGAATCTATCTGTCTTCTTTTTGACAACTGCCTTAGCAATTGATCATTCTTCCATGTAATACCGTATAATTCGGTTCGAGATGACCTCTCATACGGAATGGCGGTCTTCGAGTGCCTTTGTCACCTTGGTTGTTTGTGTGGCTATCTTTACCGACAATTTTCTCTATGGACTGGTTGTCCCCGTGCTGCCCTTTGCCCTAAAGGTAAGAATAGGTTTGCCAGAGAATGATATTCAATTCTGGGCCTCGGCCTTTTTGGCTATCTATGGAGGCTCTATCTTTCTCGGGTCTTGTACGTGCCAACAACCCATCCTTAAAACCCTAAAACACTCTAACGTGAAATATCCCAATCCGCAGTACTCTTCGGCTGGATAGGAGACCACTCAATGACAAGAAAAGGCCCATTCCTACTAGGTCTCATCGCTGTAGGCGGCGCCACTCTATTAACCGCCCTCACAACCTCTCTCCCTTTATTTCTTCTAGCCAGAGTACTCCAGGGACTCTCCACCTCCAGCGTCTTCACAATCGGTTACTGTCTCCTTCTCGACACAGTCGGAAGTGAACATATTGGGAGCGCCGTAGGCTTCACAAGCATGAGTCTGAGTCTCGGGCTCCTCGCCGGTCCTATTATAGGTGGTTTAATCTACGATTTAGCCAGCTATGTGGCTGTATTTGCCCCGGCATTCGCTCTTATAATTATCGAGATCATTCTCTGTGGACTTCTCCAACCCTTACCACCCAGGTGTAAACATGAACACCATCCATCGTCTGAACAGTCACCTCTTTTACACCATCGCacagaaggacaaggacaatCTTCACCCCCAACCCTactcatcctcctccgctCCCCCCGCTTCCTAATCGCCATGATAGGCATGTGCATGCTAAACACCTTCATGACAGCCCTCGACGCCGTCCTCCCAATTTTCCTCCAGGATCTCTTCCACTACACATCCAGCCAAATAGCCatcgtctttctctctaaCTCCCTTCCTCTCATgattctttccccccttgcCGGTTACTTCGTGGACCGAATCGGACCTTTCCGGCCGGCTATTTTGGGCTTTGTTCTCACCGCACCGAGCTTGATGCTTCTCGGTTTGATTCACCAGAATACAATCTTTTCTTCGGTGCTGCTGCgtttgtttttattttggttTGGGTGCGGCGTGTCATTGGCCATGCCTGCTCTCATGACAGAAATTAGTATGGCAACTGAGGCGGTTGAGAAGCGTCATCCGGGGGTTTTTGGTGCCAGGGGTGCATATTCGCAGGCGTATGGGTTGAGTAATGCTGCTTTTGCGGCTGGGACTCTTGCGGGGCCGCTTTATGCGGGGTATATTCGGAAGTGGGCTGGTTGGGGGGCTATGACTGTTTCGATGGGAGTTCTTAGTCTTGTCGCGGTtggtttggtggttggtttTACGGGGAGACGGGGTGGTTGGAGTGGTTGTGGGAGGGAGGATGTTTGAGGATAACTTGTACTAGTGGTTATATAATTTGTCGAATAGGAATGCTACTTTCAGGATGTTTTGAAAGGTAATGTCACAGGATACTCCAATGTCTCGATTTCCTCGGGGAACCAGAGATTATTCTCCCGCCGCACTGTATCCATGATCTCCATTACTATCATGCTCTCTAGCCAGGGCATCTCGGGACTCTCTAGAAGACCTTGGCAAATGCAGCGTGCAACTTCGTCCGCCTCGAAGCAGAGTCCATATAGGCCGTCGGGTAGAAGGTCGGTCTTGTCGATGCTGATAGTCCCCCGGTTGTTCATCCCGGGTCCTCGTCTAATGACTCGTAGCCGGGACGGACACCACGGCCAGCCGTAGATTTGGGTTTCGCCTTGATCGCCTTGGATGCGCACCGCGGCGGTCTCGCCATCTGGGTCGGTTATAGCGCGGAGACTAGCACTGGCCGTGGCTTGTATTTCAGGCCCATCTGCTGTGCTAGGGGCGAATCTCATAAGGATAGTAGTTGTCTCGTCGACTCCTGATACGGCGTATTCCGTCGTGGTAGAGAGGATCTGAATTGGGCGACGATTTGTCTTGGGCATGGCCTGGAGTACCCAGTGGATTGAATAGACGCCAACTGATTAATATACCATCAGTCATAAGCGTAGTAGATAGCTTTACGGGTGGACATTTGAACTCACGGTCCAACAGCGCTCCACCAGCCAGCTCTTTCACAACCATGCGATCGCCCGGAAGAAAGTCACTGTATGGGTCCATTCCCAGACCGTTATCTGCGAAGACACGGGTGACGGTCCCTATGGCACCAGCTTGGAGAAGTTGACGCACCTCTACACTAACAGGGAGGAACCTTGTCCATAGTCCCTCCATGAGAAACCgctgcttcttttctgccACGGTGGAGAGCTTCTTGGCTTGTCCGGCATTTACAGTAAAATTTTTCTCACATAGCACATGCTTTCCCGCTTCGAGAGCTAGCATGGCATTCTGGAAGTGGTGGGAATGAGGCGTCGCGATATAGATCACATCGATGGTAGGACAGTTAACTAGATCGGAGTAATTGCGGTATGCTTGACAGTAGGACGGGGCTTGGACTACAGTTATAAATTCTTGGGCGACTTCTTCTGAGCGAGAGGATGCTACTCCGGATAGGAGGTGGGCGATGTCGTGTCATTCTCTTGTGGCCGGGTCGATGAGTAGGTCTTTTGCGAATTCTGCGCTTGTCAGAGAGATTTAATTTAGAGTCGAGGGTAGAGACATGCCCTCAGCAATGCGTCCTGTGCCTGAGAGGTATTAATCTTGGTCTTCCTGTACTCGACCATGTTTATGATGCATTATAGGTGCGTACCTAGAATGCCCCAACGTAGTTGGAACGTTTCTTCCATTGTGGTCAGTGATACAATTACCATGGAAGCTTCAAGTATTCTATCTCATATGCGCCCGGAATTCGTATTTATATCTCCCGAGTGTCAGCGCCGGGTTGCAGCTGAGAGGTATCTAAAGTGTGGTTAGACCTGCCAGGTTGCGCCTGTGGCACCAAATATTCTCCGATGGAGTGTTTCCAGTTTGGTTCAAAATACTCGATTCCTGCTTTCTGCACCGCATATTGGTTTTAAATGGTGCACCCGACTATGGCTGTTACCTTTTGCGTGTCACACAAGATTCACCTAAGCAACACTTCCGAAGATGGATATGCGCACCAATACTATCCATACGACCTGCACCACCATTATTGGCACCGAGTTGGCCAATATTGAAGATGTACTCACTCTGAACAACCTTTCCGGCAAGGGGAAATATACCCGGCTGTGTGAACAATGGCTGGAGCAGTTCATGAGAGGAAATAACGGACGAGCACTGGTTGTCTCTTCCTGCACCTCCGCCCTGGAGATGGCCGCCATACTTGCCGATATCCAAGCAGGCGACGAGGTGATTGTCCCCAGCTATACGTACGTGACAACCGTGAATGCATTCGCACTGCGGGGCGCCGTGCCTGTGTTTGTAGATTTGGACGACGCCACGATGAACATCGACGCGAACCTTATCGAAAGGGCTATTACACCCAAGACGCGAGCAATCATCCCCATTCACTATGGCGGGGTCGCATGCGACATGGACAAAATCATGAAGGTCGCTAAAAGACATCAACTATTCGTCTGCGAAGATGCAGCCATGGCATGCACATCCACCTATAAGGGCCAGATTCTCGGCACTATAGGCAACATCGGCTGCATCAGCTttcaggaaaagaagaactttACAGCCGGAGGTCAAGGAGGTGCCCTTCTAGTCAATGATCCAGTATTAGCTGAGCGAGCCGAGATCCTCTATAACCACGGGACCAACCGTTCGCGCTTCATGCGCGGTGAAGTTGATAGCTACCAGTGGCTGGATCTGGGGTTGAATGTTCTATATCAGAGTTATAGATCTGGCGCAGCGCGAGGATCTGATTCGGCATATGGCTAGGGCCAAAGTTCAGGTATATCCGCAGTTCATGCCATTACACTCGTCTCCATTTGGTAGGAGTCATGGTCACTTTCATGGAGAGGACCGTGTTACGTCACTCGCCAGCTCGCAAATCTTGCTGCTGCCGGTGCATTTGGCGCTGTCTGATGAGGCGCAGGAGGTTGTGATACGGGAGATGTTTGCTTTTTGGGGTGAGACAGCAGAGGGTAGTGTTTAGTCTACACGCAGGTTAGACAACCGTCACTTGTGGCTTAGTTGAATAGGTTGTGTTAGCAGGTTTTTGGATGGCTGCCTGCAACGGTTCACAATATTGCTATTCTGGGAAGCACAATCTCAATGATGTAGTGAAAGTCAGAGGCAAGGCCGTAAGTAATGTAGGATATTAAGCAGATATAGCGAATTTGACATCGTTCAACAGGTTCTTGAACAGTCCTTGAACAGTCTGGAACACTATTCAATTGACGAGGGTCATCCGATCAATTCCGTTTCAACAGGAGATACCGTTTTACTAATGCCCGACATATTTCGAAGTTGAACTGGAAGTAGCATCAGCAGACTGTTTGCGCTGTATGTTTCACTGGTGGAAACCAGGCCTGTATGAACCAGATACGCATTAATACTGTCGCATCCGAGTCCCGCATATGGTCGAGTAACAAAGCACTTAGAGCctatttagtatataaaccCATTTTTTCCAAAGGACATGCATGATAATTCTTCTACCCACAAAAGTAAGAGGAGGAAGTCCCTTGACcatatcctcttcctttgGAGGAGTAAGGTTATACGAAGAAAGTTAGACCAACATTTTATCACGTAGTAAGCAAATTAGAACTTTGACAATGTAAGATTTATGAAATTCTTGGCATTTTGACATTTTGAAATTCGAATCCAAACACCTCTCAGACAAGTCAATGCCCTTCTATTGCCAATCTCGTGGATATGATCCTGTGACAGAGTCACTACATGGTCAATTCAACGAGGTCTGATTCAATAGACGATGTTGACTGATGTTCCATTTAGCGTTTCGAAATTCCAATAGTGAAATTCATGAAATCGTTGGCTTGGCATTTTGACATTTTGAAATTCAAATCCCAGGCACTTCTCTGACAAGTCAATGGCCTTCTAATTGCCACTTCTATCGCTATGATACTTGGAGAGAGTGACTAATGTCAAAAATCGCGTGGTATACGTACAATGGACAAGGTTGATTGATATTCCAATCGGCATATCAAAATGTCATGAATTTCATGCATGAATTTCAATATTGACATTTTGACATTTTGACATTTCACGAAATTCTTGGCATTTCAATGTGCTGCCTTTCTAGTCTTATCACGTGCCTCTCAAAGTTGCTGTATATCCCTTGAACTTCAGCAACAACATAAATAGTCAATGATCAAAAGTCCTTTAGATTATGTGTACTCCTTTGATGGTCTGTGcatttaattttaaatgTCGGAGTCAAATCCCAGTCCGACTCCGATACTTCAACCAACATTACTAGTATGTGAaggttgatatatattttagccAACCACCTTTACCTACTAGTACGAGTGCATGCAACTAAGACCGTAGGCCAAGTGCTGGTTTCGCTCTCTCTCAATTCTGGACAAGTTAAGTGATCTCATTATTACCGCTCGTTCTCCAGTAAATGATCCCTTGTTCATACTCAACTACCGACCCCGCGTTATGCATCTATGATGCTTGATCAACGCTCTCCGGTGCCCCGTCGTTCACTATAATAGCAGTATGTAATACCAACACAGGACATAGAAACTCACGTTTCAACGCAATAATGATGTTAGAGAGCAATAACTCAGTACGTGCGACCCACTTCCCCTCTTCAACATGAACTTGCTGTCTGAGACTCTGAGATGGAGAGTTCCCGGAGGACCAACGCAATGGCCAGGACGATCGTCGGAAGAGTCACGTTTTTATTGGTTCCTTGGAACTTGTTGTTTGACGGGGCCTATCAATTGGCCATTTTTTCGGGTCACTAATGCTGAGCTTAACCACGGGTATGTTTTGGGCGTTTTACGTCAGTCCTGATCGGATCGATCGAGGGACCTGGAAAATTGCATTgtgatgttgatttcttgAACCGGTTACCAGTGAAGCGATAGGACCTTGTCCATTGTGCTCGTCCATCGTTGAAAATGCCCCATCCGATGTCATCAATCTCTCATTGTCGATCACCAGAATTATACTCTTACTATGAATTGACTAGAGGAATTATCCACGTTTAGCATTGGTTACACCTCGGCTAGAGCTTTTGCATCCGGGTTGGTTTGCCACTTTTGTTTCAATTCCGCCACTTTGGGATCCTCCTTTCGAAGGATATTATCAATCGTATTTGATTCACATCCACCATTGAATCCTCGCTCTCACGGATCATGGATACGTGTCAGATTTGTTCCCAATTGGGGAATAGAACGGAGAGACCGATCTATTGGAACAATGCAGATGCTCTAGACCCAAGTCACGATGGATCAATCTGACCAAGAGTATACGTATGTACGACTATCTCGTtaaatactagtaaatacCAAGCACACTAAGAGTACTAATAATACTTTGCAGAGCCCTGGCCAAATTACGGTACTGTTGCGTTACTCGTTCAGGCAGTCGGCGTTCAACGTCCAACCAATGAGATGCTAGTCGGGTGATATTTTCTCACGGTGGAGACGGCTGGAGGACTTGGCAGGGTCACGGCTGCAAAgcacagaaaagaaaaaaaaagatcgTCCACAAATCGTCTACAGGGCTGATTGGGTGTTCATCACCTCAAATATCCACCATGTCTTCATCAGATACTATGGAGTACTACTGACTACTAGTCCAAAAGTCACAATGGACGGTATCTCTCCCCTCAGAGAATCACCCAGGACGGGGAAATCATGCATGACCACGCCCTGGGAATGAAGTCAAGAATGGATTGACACAGATGAATTCCAGCCAGAATTCCCAGGCAACCCCCTGTTCATGACGATTGGAGTTAAACGTCCAGACGGGAACCACTCGATTCTAATCGATGGTGAAACACGCCCGCCCCATGACGGTGCCTGGAATAGCCTGAGGTGgctttttttaattttggattttgaatttttttcctctctcgcCCTGAGTGGTACCCGTGGTACACATGTTTTGCCCTTTCAGGCTTTCAGGTCCTTTACTGCTGGTTTCTtcgctcttctttcttcctttcctccttccctttctcttcctccctcaTTTTACATCCTGACTAGTTTGAACGTCCTTCGTTTGTCTTGTATCTGTCTCCCGATCCTTACCTCACTCTCTTTCCACGAATTAcgctcttttttttagatacCAATTGATCTGTTGATCTTTTCCTGCTTCACCGTTGGGTGTTGGGTGTGACCCACCTCTCCCCCACAAGAACCAGTGGGAGTGGCATCTAGAATCTTTTCTTGATGCTTGCCATTCGATAACTTAAATCGACCGTTCCTTGGAGTCGCTCGCTCGCTCACAGTTATTAATCTTACCCCTCTTTGAGCTGCTGGACAGCTGTCgatcttttaaaatataactGGCCGTCAATCCCACGACTCGTGCCGTGTCTGCAGCTCTAATGTCGACTCGGCCTGGACTCGCTGAAAAGCGACTGTCGGCACATCGCTTCCAACAAATCCCTGATTACTCTGGCGACGGCATGGCCAACCCAAACGATGTCACCATTGAAATTCCTCTGAACCCGGTCCCTAGTCGGGGACAAACGGGCGCTCGCAAGACCAGTATCAACCCAACGAGCCCCGACCCCAATCTGTATGAACCGCCGGGAGAGAGCGGCGCTGAAGAAAAGGCCGCCCTGGTCACCGGTCCAGGGCGTCGCAAACGGGTTGATTCGGCGCGAGCGCGGTCGGTGGATGACCCAGAAGATGGAACCTTGACGCGCATGGGACGCATCTACCAAgccatcttcaacttctccatcATCACGAGATACCTCATCTATGTGTCTCCCCTGGCGCTCTTGATTGCAATTCCCATCATTGTGGGTGCCACCGTCCGTCAAGATACGAGGATTGGCGGCGTACCCTTGCATTGGTTTTTCACCTGGATTGAGGTTGTCTGGCTCAGCTTGTGGGTGTGCAAACTCGTCGCTCATTTCCTCCCCTATGTCTTCCAATTCCTGGTTGGTATCGTCAGTTCAGGCACCCGCAAGTATGCCTTGATTCTCCACAGCCTGCAATTTCCCATCGCCACCGTGCTCTGGGCTGTGGTCTCCCTGGTCACCTTCTTACCGGTATGTCCCACAACTCGATGTAGCAGCAGGCAACTTGCTAATCCGGCCGCATGTAGATCATGACGTTGAACCCCGTTAAGAAGGCGGAGAATGACACGGGAACCAAATCTTGGGAGAAAGCCCTCAAGAACATTCTATTTGCTTTACTCGTCTGCAGTTTGATTTTTCTCGCCGAGAAAGCCATCGTTCAGCTGATCTCGATCAGTTATCACCGGAAGCAATTCGATAAGAAGATCAAAGAATCTAAGCGCAACGTCACCCTCCTGGGAGAACTGTACGATGCTTCTCGGAGTATGTTCCCCATGTACTGTAAGGAGTTTCGTGAGGAGGATGCCGCGATGACCGATATCATCGCAAGCAAAGTGAAGGGAATGCCACGTTCGGGATCGGCCCCCTTGCGACTGATTAGGGAAGTTGGGCAAAATGTTGGCCGCATCGGTGACAAAGTGACGGCTGCTTTCGGTGATGTCGCCCAAGAGCTCACGGGTAAAGAAGTCTTTAACCCTAACTCCGCTCGCTCCATCGTCACGCTCGCGTTGGAACGCAAGAGGTCGTCGGAAGCCCTTGCGCGCCGAATCTGGATGTCCTTCGTCATTGAGGGGCGAGAAGCCCTGTAttttgaagatattgccGAGGTATTGGGTGCTGGTAAGGAAGCGGAGGCAGAGGAATGCTTCCAAATTCTGGACCGGGACGGCAATGGTGATATCAGTTTGGATGAGATGATCCTGACTGTCGGGGAGATTGGTCGCGGAAGGAAGGCATTGAACCACAGCATGCATGATGTGGACCAGGCGATTCACGTTTTGGACAATCTTTTGATGACGATTGCGTTCGGTATCAGTGTCTTGGTCTTCGTCTCATTCGTGACCAGCGGCTTTGGCACGGTGATCGCTGCGGGTGCTACCTCTCTGCTATCCCTGAGTTTCGTCTTCGCCACCACCGCTCAAGAAGTCCTCGGTTCCTGTATCTTCTTGTTTGTGAAACATCCTTTTGACGTCGGCGATCGGGTGGAAATTGACAGCAAGCCATACACGGTAGAACGTATCTCGTTGCTCTTCTCGGTCTTTACCAGCGTGACGGACCGTCGAACCACTCAGGTTCCGAACGTCGTGCTGAACACGCTTTGGATTGACAATTTCACCCGTTCCAATGCCATGCATGAAACATTGACCATTCCCATCAAGTTTGGCACGAGCTTCTCCGATATCGAACTTCTTCGGCAAGAAATGGAGCTCTTTGTGCGTGACAAGGAGAACAGCCGTGACTTCCAGCCGGACGTCAGCATCGATGTCGCCGGAGTGGGTGATATGGATAAGCTGGAGCTCGCTGTCACGATCTGCCATAAATCCAACTGGGCCATTGAGTCGGTTCGCGCGGCCCGTCGCTCCAAGTTCATGTGCGCATTGGTGGCCGCCATCCGCAAGATCCCTATCCGTGCCCCTGGTGCGGCCGATGAGGAACCTGCTACCGAAGACAACAACGATGACAAGCCCGATGGCGGTGATAACAACGGCCCTGGCCTCAACACTGAGAAGATGGCTGTGTCTGGACTCACCGCTACGGACAGCCTCCATGATCCGACTATGCCATACGGCGACTCACGTTCGACCGGGTTTGACCTTGGTCGGGATTCCGGATCCCTGCAGCGTCGTGGAGGCGGCGCCTCGGCCAGCTCTCATAGCCAAGGTACCTTCGTCGATTCTAGCCGTTCTACCGGGGAAGGCGAGGGACACGACGCGGAGAGCTTTCGATCGCCGGCCGCCTCCCCAGGAAAGGATCAGTTGAGCGTCCCCTATGGCACCCTCAACCGCGAGCCATCGACCGGCCGCCGCAAGGCCAACAGCACCCAGAGCACTCAGAGCACTCAGAGCACCTATCCCACTGCCACGGGCGGGGTTCCCATCCTGGCTGCGCCCGTACCTCCCCGGCATGCCACCACGGCTCCAGCACCACCTCCCTCCGCACCTCTCCCACCGGCACCACCGGCAACGGAGTATCGGCCCTACTCCGCCCACTACTACGAGGATAGTCCATATGACTCCACCCAGCGGTATGAGCTCCCCTCAATGCCACAGCCTTCAGAGCAGGAGCCTTACGGGGAATATC from Aspergillus flavus chromosome 7, complete sequence carries:
- a CDS encoding uncharacterized protein (of unknown function-domain containing protein); translated protein: MKHGVTWLLCHCDPSKMSRIINTEELIRNAPFELSKADKVVLTTTEEDFFPHTWEDIQEIIVSAGGDTSQLKRTPTYLPDYIFWTREIQATFGSVTNFLVKTRLHWGKEANHADIRIPYRHYSVPFADQSDYRILRNDWPYAMPSGMVHLVVWLKTPIPVDAEGDPTTESRRLVADFIDRTFWMHMS
- a CDS encoding major facilitator superfamily domain-containing protein, coding for MTSHTEWRSSSAFVTLVVCVAIFTDNFLYGLVVPVLPFALKVRIGLPENDIQFWASAFLAIYGGSIFLGSLLFGWIGDHSMTRKGPFLLGLIAVGGATLLTALTTSLPLFLLARVLQGLSTSSVFTIGYCLLLDTVGSEHIGSAVGFTSMSLSLGLLAGPIIGGLIYDLASYVAVFAPAFALIIIEIILCGLLQPLPPRCKHEHHPSSEQSPLLHHRTEGQGQSSPPTLLILLRSPRFLIAMIGMCMLNTFMTALDAVLPIFLQDLFHYTSSQIAIVFLSNSLPLMILSPLAGYFVDRIGPFRPAILGFVLTAPSLMLLGLIHQNTIFSSVLLRLFLFWFGCGVSLAMPALMTEISMATEAVEKRHPGVFGARGAYSQAYGLSNAAFAAGTLAGPLYAGYIRKWAGWGAMTVSMGVLSLVAVGLVVGFTGRRGGWSGCGREDV
- a CDS encoding putative lipopolysaccharide biosynthesis protein rffA gives rise to the protein MDMRTNTIHTTCTTIIGTELANIEDVLTLNNLSGKGKYTRLCEQWLEQFMRGNNGRALVVSSCTSALEMAAILADIQAGDEVIVPSYTYVTTVNAFALRGAVPVFVDLDDATMNIDANLIERAITPKTRAIIPIHYGGVACDMDKIMKVAKRHQLFVCEDAAMACTSTYKGQILGTIGNIGCISFQEKKNFTAGGQGGALLVNDPVLAERAEILYNHGTNRSRFMRGEVDSYQWLDLGLNVLYQSYRSGAARGSDSAYG
- a CDS encoding putative mechanosensitive ion channel (serine/threonine protein kinase); protein product: MSTRPGLAEKRLSAHRFQQIPDYSGDGMANPNDVTIEIPLNPVPSRGQTGARKTSINPTSPDPNLYEPPGESGAEEKAALVTGPGRRKRVDSARARSVDDPEDGTLTRMGRIYQAIFNFSIITRYLIYVSPLALLIAIPIIVGATVRQDTRIGGVPLHWFFTWIEVVWLSLWVCKLVAHFLPYVFQFLVGIVSSGTRKYALILHSLQFPIATVLWAVVSLVTFLPIMTLNPVKKAENDTGTKSWEKALKNILFALLVCSLIFLAEKAIVQLISISYHRKQFDKKIKESKRNVTLLGELYDASRSMFPMYCKEFREEDAAMTDIIASKVKGMPRSGSAPLRLIREVGQNVGRIGDKVTAAFGDVAQELTGKEVFNPNSARSIVTLALERKRSSEALARRIWMSFVIEGREALYFEDIAEVLGAGKEAEAEECFQILDRDGNGDISLDEMILTVGEIGRGRKALNHSMHDVDQAIHVLDNLLMTIAFGISVLVFVSFVTSGFGTVIAAGATSLLSLSFVFATTAQEVLGSCIFLFVKHPFDVGDRVEIDSKPYTVERISLLFSVFTSVTDRRTTQVPNVVLNTLWIDNFTRSNAMHETLTIPIKFGTSFSDIELLRQEMELFVRDKENSRDFQPDVSIDVAGVGDMDKLELAVTICHKSNWAIESVRAARRSKFMCALVAAIRKIPIRAPGAADEEPATEDNNDDKPDGGDNNGPGLNTEKMAVSGLTATDSLHDPTMPYGDSRSTGFDLGRDSGSLQRRGGGASASSHSQGTFVDSSRSTGEGEGHDAESFRSPAASPGKDQLSVPYGTLNREPSTGRRKANSTQSTQSTQSTYPTATGGVPILAAPVPPRHATTAPAPPPSAPLPPAPPATEYRPYSAHYYEDSPYDSTQRYELPSMPQPSEQEPYGEYPSPHMNQSPTGEQRTSNERMPGAFVSHTSQYGANHHNNNTR